A window of the Triplophysa rosa linkage group LG23, Trosa_1v2, whole genome shotgun sequence genome harbors these coding sequences:
- the rec8b gene encoding REC8 meiotic recombination protein b has product MFYYPNVLQRHTGCFSTIWLAATKGIRISRRDYLKVNIRRTCEDIVDYVMVQVPPVHPSLPRPRFSLYLSSQLQYGVVIVYHRQCALLLEEIQQTIEHLLRSERNSRIDMPDTDRLVLNVPNSLFQLEESEWALEPFFGVMGVGCELPAPCMLPETRVVRKDITAPKGLIAPAESITIKDASLLPVLPAEFGGAELPEATAQEIDMLMEQQDPFHLGDEEDKERERATEMEKSADMDAAMVSIDQLKNSECIADEGTGHPMEVTIDRVAMEMTPPPITLPPTTEASEKDVEQEMGRSFETGSVAEHVPPKRRGRKRQLIFADQQTQISQDAMRQQLNNPLIETHSLSDMLLSIPASRKPSAAVLLSTPCNLLIHPDLQSLWKCCSVTPAHPRPSKKRRAEDESELSEIEKERGMEWIRESSREVVRESGEAALVLSELSAGSDVPLDVSKGDKSQSDLITPTSKWSPIEEAPDKMEVIFEEHIELPQGDVEPEIRDVNTSDLLRLILGFMEHFEKVCFHSLLPPEAERSTAAHLFYKMLELICARKLCVHQTEAFGDISITMNH; this is encoded by the exons atgttttattatccaaatgTGCTTCAGCGCCACACTGGCTGTTTCTCTACGATTTG gttgGCTGCCACTAAAGGCATCAGGATTAGCAGAAGAGATTATCTCAAGGTCAACATCAGGAGAACATG TGAGGACATTGTGGATTATGTGATGGTCCAGGTTCCTCCAGTCCACCCCAGTCTTCCTCGACCACGTTTCTCTCTTTATCTTTCCTCTCAACTGCAGTATGGTGTGGTCATCGTCTACCATCGACAATGTGCTCTTCTGCTCG AGGAGATTCAGCAGACCATCGAGCATTTGCTTCGCTCAGAGAGAAACTCTCGCATTGACATGCCCGACACTGATAG GTTGGTCCTGAATGTCCCTAACTCTCTTTTCCAGCTGGAGGAGAGCGAGTGGGCTCTAGAGCCATTCTTTGGAGTGATGGGGGTTGGTTGCGAGCTGCCTGCTCCCTGCATGCTACCAGAG ACTCGGGTGGTCAGGAAAGATATTACAGCACCTAAAG GTCTCATTGCCCCTGCTGAATCGATCACCATCAAAGACGCATCTCTGTTGCCTGTGCTTCCAGCTGAG TTTGGTGGGGCAGAGTTACCTGAGGCCACAGCTCAAGAGATCGACATGCTAATGGAGCAACAAGATCCATTCCATCTTGGGG ATGAGGAAgataaggagagagagagggcgacGGAGATGGAGAAATCTGCAGACATGGATGCTGCTATGGTCTCTATAGACCA ATTAAAGAACAGTGAGTGCATCGCAGATGAGGGGACAGGGCATCCTATGGAGGTCACAATAGACAGGGTCGCTATGGAAATGACCCCTCCCCCAATTACCCTGCCACCAACCACTGAAGCCAGTGAGAAAGATGTAGAGCAAGAGATGGGGCGCTCCTTTGAG ACCGGCTCAGTTGCAGAACACGTGCCTCCGAAGAGACGAGGACGCAAACGCCAACTGATCTTTGCTGATCAACAGACACAGATTTCCCAGGATGCAATGCGGCAACAACTTAACAACCCTCTGATTGAAACTCATTCTCTG TCTGACATGCTTCTGAGTATTCCTGCCTCCCGCAAGCCATCCGCAGCGGTTCTACTTAGCACACCGTGTAACT TGCTCATTCACCCTGACCTCCAGTCGCTATGGAAATGCTGCAGCGTTACACCCGCCCACCCCCGCCCCTCAAAGAAACGGCGAGCGGAGGACGAGAGCGAGCTGTCGGAAATAGAGAAAGAACGAGGGATGGAGTGGATTAGAGAGTCTAGTAGGGAG GTGGTGAGAGAGTCTGGCGAAGCTGCACTTGTTCTTTCTGAGCTTTCAG CTGGTTCTGACGTGCCATTGGATGTGTCTAAAGGAGACAAGTCTCAGAGTGACCTCATCACTCCCACCAGCAAATG GTCCCCTATAGAGGAGGCTCCCGATAAAATGGAGGTGATTTTTGAGGAACATATTGAACTGCCACAGGGAGACGTTGAGCCTGAGATAAGAGATGTCAACACCTCTGACCTCCTCAG ACTGATTTTAGGCTTCATGGAGCACTTTGAGAAGGTCTGCTTCCACTCACTGCTGCCCCCAGAGGCCGAGCGAAGCACTGCAGCTCATCTGTTCTACAAAATGCTGG AGCTGATTTGTGCTCGGAAACTTTGTGTACATCAGACGGAAGCGTTTGGAGACATCAGCATTACAATGAACCACTGA